The Candidatus Koribacter versatilis Ellin345 genome has a segment encoding these proteins:
- a CDS encoding HAD family hydrolase yields the protein MLDAVIFDCDGVLIDSEVVACRIAAEELTKIGYTISTEDVIRRFIGRTAREMEAEIENEWRQPIPDSFRKAVRERRAEAYATSLTAVSGVVEAVNSLTMPICVASSSSPETLRVGLSAIGLYERFAPNVVSAKMVARGKPEPDVFILAAGWMKASPLNCLVVEDSVPGVRAALRAGMRVLGFFGGSHCSPGHAEALLNAGAFHAFDDMRELPELIAKHE from the coding sequence ATGCTCGATGCCGTTATTTTCGACTGCGACGGAGTGCTGATTGACAGTGAGGTTGTCGCCTGCAGGATCGCCGCCGAAGAGCTGACGAAAATCGGCTATACGATCAGCACGGAAGATGTGATTCGCCGATTCATTGGCCGGACGGCGCGCGAGATGGAAGCGGAAATTGAGAATGAATGGCGCCAGCCGATTCCGGATTCGTTTCGGAAAGCCGTAAGAGAACGGCGAGCGGAGGCTTACGCCACCTCGCTCACGGCCGTAAGCGGAGTGGTGGAGGCGGTCAATTCACTGACCATGCCGATTTGTGTTGCATCGAGCAGCTCTCCGGAAACGCTGCGGGTCGGATTGAGTGCGATCGGGCTGTATGAGCGGTTCGCGCCGAACGTGGTGAGCGCGAAGATGGTGGCGCGCGGAAAGCCGGAGCCAGACGTTTTTATCCTGGCGGCGGGCTGGATGAAGGCGAGTCCGCTGAACTGCCTCGTGGTGGAAGACAGTGTGCCAGGAGTTCGCGCTGCTCTGCGGGCCGGTATGCGCGTGTTGGGGTTCTTCGGTGGCTCGCACTGCTCTCCTGGCCACGCAGAAGCATTGCTCAATGCTGGCGCTTTCCATGCATTCGACGATATGCGAGAGCTGCCGGAATTGATCGCGAAGCACGAGTAG
- the purS gene encoding phosphoribosylformylglycinamidine synthase subunit PurS, whose translation MKAYVYVSLKKSVLDPQGKTIHGALNKMGYKGLADVRQGKYFEIQLDGLNHDQAKAEVERAAKEVLTNPVIEEYRYSIEE comes from the coding sequence ATGAAAGCTTACGTCTACGTTTCGCTCAAGAAAAGTGTGCTCGATCCACAGGGTAAGACCATTCACGGGGCTTTGAACAAAATGGGGTACAAGGGCCTGGCCGACGTGCGCCAGGGCAAGTACTTCGAGATCCAGTTGGACGGCCTGAACCACGACCAGGCAAAGGCCGAGGTCGAGCGCGCCGCCAAGGAAGTGCTCACCAACCCTGTGATCGAAGAGTACCGCTACTCCATCGAAGAATAG
- the glmS gene encoding glutamine--fructose-6-phosphate transaminase (isomerizing), producing the protein MCGIVGYVGKKEPVNVILEGLRRLEYRGYDSAGIAVGGNGDGLQLRRAEGKLRNLEEVIRNKPLEGTYGIGHTRWATHGRPTEENAHPHRDCTGRIVVVHNGIVENYVTLKKQLIADGHKFVTETDTEIIAHLIEKYFIGEHVALEDAVRKAVRQLTGVFAVSVISSDEPNKIVAARNGPPAVIGLGEDEFFVASDVPAILHHTRNMFFLHDGDLAVITPNGVKVTDFDGNVLERKPQRVTWDPIQAEKGGFKHFMLKEIYEQPRAVRDTTLGRISLDTGKIFLDEMQITADDFRRFEQVYITACGTSWHAGLAAKFMLERLAKIRVEVDYASEYRYRDPLVGPNDLTILITQSGETADTIAAQRESKAKGSKTLAVCNVVGSMIAREAAGTVYTHAGPEIGVASTKAFTAQLTALFLITLHMAEVRGKISYDDARKYMEELAQLPGKLEHVLKLDAETEELAKKYHRASDFLFLGRGIHYPIALEGALKLKEISYIHAEGYPAGEMKHGPNALIDENLPVVIIATQDTRDANSVLKYEKTISNLQEVKARSGTVIAVATEGDPHIADHADHVVFLPEVPELLSPILEIVPLQLLAYHIAVRRGCDVDQPRNLAKSVTVE; encoded by the coding sequence ATGTGCGGCATTGTAGGTTACGTCGGCAAAAAAGAGCCGGTCAACGTCATATTGGAAGGCCTGCGTCGCCTGGAGTATCGCGGCTATGACTCGGCCGGCATTGCCGTTGGTGGCAACGGAGACGGTCTGCAACTGCGTCGCGCCGAAGGCAAGCTGCGCAACCTCGAAGAAGTCATCCGCAACAAGCCGCTCGAAGGCACTTACGGCATCGGTCACACCCGCTGGGCCACGCACGGCCGTCCGACGGAAGAGAATGCGCACCCGCATCGTGATTGCACCGGCCGCATCGTCGTCGTGCACAACGGCATCGTCGAGAATTACGTCACGCTGAAGAAGCAGCTCATCGCCGATGGGCACAAATTCGTGACTGAGACCGATACCGAAATCATCGCGCACCTGATCGAGAAATATTTCATCGGGGAGCACGTTGCGCTGGAAGACGCAGTGCGCAAAGCCGTGCGGCAGCTCACCGGCGTGTTTGCAGTCTCGGTGATTTCGTCGGATGAGCCGAACAAGATTGTCGCGGCGCGCAACGGGCCACCGGCAGTGATTGGCCTGGGCGAGGACGAATTCTTTGTCGCCTCGGATGTCCCGGCGATCCTTCACCACACGCGCAACATGTTCTTCCTTCACGACGGCGATCTCGCGGTCATCACGCCCAACGGCGTAAAAGTCACCGACTTCGACGGCAACGTGCTCGAGCGCAAGCCGCAACGCGTGACGTGGGACCCGATCCAGGCGGAAAAAGGCGGCTTCAAGCACTTCATGCTCAAGGAAATTTATGAGCAGCCGCGTGCTGTCCGCGACACCACGCTGGGCCGCATTTCGCTCGATACCGGCAAGATCTTCCTCGACGAGATGCAAATCACCGCCGACGATTTCCGCCGCTTCGAACAGGTGTACATCACGGCCTGCGGCACAAGCTGGCATGCCGGACTGGCGGCGAAGTTCATGCTTGAGCGCCTGGCGAAAATTCGGGTGGAAGTGGATTACGCCAGCGAATATCGCTATCGCGATCCGCTCGTCGGTCCGAACGATCTCACGATTTTGATTACGCAGTCGGGCGAAACTGCCGACACAATCGCAGCACAGCGCGAGTCGAAAGCTAAAGGCTCGAAGACGCTGGCCGTCTGCAACGTGGTGGGCTCGATGATTGCGCGCGAAGCCGCTGGAACCGTGTACACGCATGCCGGGCCTGAAATCGGTGTGGCTTCAACGAAGGCGTTCACCGCGCAGCTGACCGCGCTGTTCCTGATCACGCTGCACATGGCGGAAGTTCGCGGCAAGATCAGCTACGACGACGCGCGAAAATACATGGAAGAGTTAGCACAGCTTCCCGGCAAGCTGGAGCACGTCCTGAAGCTCGACGCCGAGACCGAAGAGCTCGCCAAGAAATACCACCGCGCCAGCGATTTCCTTTTCCTTGGCCGCGGCATTCACTATCCGATCGCGCTGGAAGGCGCATTGAAGCTGAAGGAAATCTCGTACATCCACGCCGAAGGCTATCCGGCGGGGGAGATGAAGCACGGCCCCAACGCGCTGATTGACGAAAATCTTCCTGTCGTTATCATCGCGACGCAGGACACCCGCGACGCGAACTCTGTCCTGAAGTACGAGAAGACGATTTCCAACCTTCAGGAAGTAAAGGCACGCAGCGGGACCGTGATCGCCGTGGCGACGGAAGGTGATCCGCACATCGCGGACCACGCCGACCACGTGGTCTTCCTGCCGGAAGTCCCAGAGTTGCTCTCGCCGATCCTCGAGATCGTGCCGCTGCAATTGCTTGCATATCACATCGCGGTACGACGTGGTTGCGATGTAGACCAACCGCGAAACTTGGCGAAGTCTGTAACCGTCGAGTAG